A genomic region of Chryseobacterium sp. KACC 21268 contains the following coding sequences:
- a CDS encoding ABC transporter ATP-binding protein, whose translation MSNFIIEIKNLYKKYKNSEDFSVNDISLNIDKNEIYGILGPNGAGKTTLISMLSGLIKPTSGSFTINGLSPKKDNSKIKQIIGVVPQEYALYPTLTAKENLLFFGSLYGLKHDYLHKAIDEALELMGLTKFANKKVDQFSGGMKRRCNLIAGTLHNPKVLFLDEPTVGVDVQSKKAIIDYLLDLNKKGTCIIYTSHHLSEAEEFCTKIAIIDHGKIHATGTPEELVERVPNAENLEDVFISLTGKELRDVV comes from the coding sequence ATGTCAAATTTCATCATCGAAATAAAAAACCTCTACAAGAAATACAAAAACTCGGAAGATTTTTCGGTTAATGATATCTCTTTGAACATCGATAAAAACGAAATCTATGGAATTCTCGGTCCCAACGGAGCGGGGAAAACCACATTGATTTCTATGCTTTCAGGTTTGATTAAACCAACGTCAGGAAGTTTTACCATCAACGGTTTGTCGCCTAAAAAAGACAATTCAAAAATCAAACAAATCATCGGCGTTGTTCCTCAGGAATATGCGCTCTATCCGACTTTAACGGCGAAAGAAAATCTTTTGTTCTTCGGAAGTCTGTATGGTTTGAAACACGATTATCTTCACAAAGCCATTGATGAAGCTTTGGAATTAATGGGCTTAACGAAATTTGCCAATAAGAAAGTCGACCAGTTTTCAGGCGGAATGAAACGCCGTTGCAATCTGATTGCAGGAACGCTTCACAACCCAAAAGTTCTATTTCTAGACGAGCCGACTGTTGGCGTTGATGTTCAATCCAAAAAAGCCATTATCGATTATCTTTTAGATTTAAATAAAAAAGGAACGTGCATCATTTATACCTCGCATCACTTATCTGAAGCTGAGGAATTCTGTACAAAAATCGCCATCATCGACCACGGAAAAATCCACGCAACTGGAACACCGGAAGAATTGGTAGAAAGAGTTCCCAATGCGGAAAACCTGGAGGATGTTTTCATTTCATTAACCGGAAAAGAATTGAGAGATGTTGTATAA